A region of Homo sapiens chromosome X, GRCh38.p14 Primary Assembly DNA encodes the following proteins:
- the RTL8B gene encoding retrotransposon Gag-like protein 8B, producing MEGRVQLMKALLARPLRPAARRWRNPIPFPETFDGDTDRLPEFIVQTSSYMFVDENTFSNDALKVTFLITRLTGPALQWVIPYIKKESPLLSDYRGFLAEMKRVFGWEEDEDF from the coding sequence ATGGAAGGTCGAGTGCAGCTGATGAAGGCCCTCCTGGCTCGGCCCCTCCGGCCCGCGGCGCGTCGCTGGAGGAACCCGATTCCCTTTCCCGAGACGTTTGATGGCGATACCGACCGGCTCCCGGAGTTCATCGTGCAGACGAGCTCCTACATGTTCGTGGACGAGAACACGTTCTCCAACGACGCCCTGAAGGTGACGTTCCTCATCACCCGCCTCACGGGGCCCGCCCTGCAGTGGGTGATCCCCTACATCAAGAAGGAGAGCCCCCTCCTCAGTGATTACCGGGGCTTCCTGGCTGAGATGAAGCGGGTCTTTGGATGGGAGGAGGACGAGGACTTCTAG
- the RTL8C gene encoding retrotransposon Gag-like protein 8C, translating to MDGRVQLIKALLALPIRPATRRWRNPIPFPETFDGDTDRLPEFIVQTGSYMFVDENTFSSDALKVTFLITRLTGPALQWVIPYIKKESPLLNDYRGFLAEMKRVFGWEEDEDF from the coding sequence ATGGACGGTCGGGTGCAGCTGATAAAGGCCCTCCTGGCCTTGCCGATCCGGCCTGCGACGCGTCGCTGGAGGAACCCGATTCCCTTTCCCGAGACGTTTGACGGCGATACCGACCGACTCCCGGAGTTCATCGTGCAGACGGGCTCCTACATGTTCGTGGACGAGAACACGTTCTCCAGCGACGCCCTGAAGGTGACGTTCCTCATCACCCGCCTCACAGGGCCCGCCCTGCAGTGGGTGATCCCCTACATCAAGAAGGAGAGCCCCCTCCTCAATGATTACCGGGGCTTTCTGGCCGAGATGAAGCGAGTCTTTGGATGGGAGGAGGACGAGGACTTCTAG